A stretch of Aedes aegypti strain LVP_AGWG chromosome 2, AaegL5.0 Primary Assembly, whole genome shotgun sequence DNA encodes these proteins:
- the LOC5577893 gene encoding catalase isoform X2: protein MSRNPAENQLNLFKESQKDKTVSTTSTGTPVGTKTASVTVGERGPLLLQDVHFLDEMAHFDRERIPERVVHAKGAGAFGYFEVTHDITKYCAAKVFDTVGKKTPLAVRFSTVGGESGSADTARDPRGFAVKFYTDDGVWDLVGNNTPIFFIRDPILFPSFIHTQKRNPATHLKDADMFWDFISLRPETTHQIMFLFADRGIPDGYRFMNGYGSHTFKLVNADGKPVYCKFHFKCDQGIKNMDVKRADELAGADPDYSIRDLYNAIAKGEYPSWTLKIQVMTFEQAEKLSFNPFDLTKIWPQAEFPLIPVGRMVLDRNPKNYFAEVEQIAFDPSSMVPGIEASPDKMLQGRLFAYTDTHRHRLGANYTQLPVNCPYRVSLRNYQRDGPMNCTDNQGGAPNYYPNSFGGPEPCPFARKVQNSKHSVSGDIDRFESGDEENFAQASVFYRRVLDEAARKRMISNLVNHMSNASPFIQERAVKNFAEVDADFGRQLSEGLKLRSTAKM, encoded by the coding sequence GACAAAACGGTGTCGACTACGAGCACGGGAACTCCAGTGGGAACCAAAACCGCTTCCGTAACCGTTGGCGAACGGGGTCCACTGCTGCTGCAAGATGTGCACTTCCTCGACGAAATGGCCCACTTCGACCGGGAGCGTATTCCGGAGCGTGTCGTCCACGCTAAGGGCGCTGGAGCATTCGGATACTTCGAGGTAACCCACGACATTACCAAATACTGCGCCGCCAAGGTCTTCGACACTGTTGGTAAGAAAACTCCACTTGCTGTGCGTTTCTCCACCGTTGGTGGCGAGAGCGGTTCTGCCGATACCGCTCGTGATCCACGTGGTTTCGCCGTAAAGTTCTACACCGACGACGGAGTGTGGGATTTGGTCGGAAACAACACTCCGATCTTCTTCATTCGTGATCCCATCCTGTTCCCAAGCTTCATCCATACGCAGAAACGTAACCCAGCTACTCACCTTAAGGATGCCGATATGTTCTGGGACTTCATCTCCTTGCGTCCGGAGACTACCCATCAAATCATGTTCCTGTTCGCTGACCGTGGTATTCCCGACGGTTACCGGTTCATGAACGGCTACGGATCCCACACGTTCAAGCTTGTCAATGCTGATGGTAAACCGGTATACTGCAAGTTCCACTTCAAGTGCGACCAGGGCATCAAGAACATGGATGTGAAACGTGCCGATGAACTCGCTGGTGCCGATCCAGATTATAGCATTCGCGATCTGTACAACGCTATTGCTAAGGGAGAATACCCCAGCTGGACTCTGAAGATCCAAGTTATGACCTTCGAACAGGCTGAGAAACTGAGCTTCAATCCCTTCGACCTTACCAAAATCTGGCCGCAGGCTGAGTTCCCTCTGATTCCGGTTGGTCGAATGGTGCTGGATCGTAACCCAaagaactactttgccgaagttgAACAAATCGCATTCGATCCTTCCAGCATGGTGCCCGGAATTGAAGCTTCTCCAGACAAAATGCTCCAAGGACGTCTGTTTGCCTACACTGACACTCACCGTCATCGTCTTGGAGCCAATTACACTCAATTGCCGGTTAACTGTCCGTACCGTGTATCGCTCCGCAACTATCAACGTGATGGCCCAATGAACTGCACCGACAACCAGGGAGGTGCTCCGAACTACTATCCAAACTCGTTCGGTGGCCCAGAACCGTGCCCATTTGCTCGCAAGGTGCAAAATTCTAAACACAGCGTTTCGGGAGATATCGATCGTTTCGAATCCGGAGATGAGGAGAACTTCGCTCAAGCCTCCGTTTTCTATCGTCGTGTTCTGGATGAGGCTGCTCGCAAGCGCATGATTTCCAACCTGGTCAACCATATGAGCAATGCGTCTCCTTTCATTCAGGAACGTGCTGTTAAGAACTTCGCTGAAGTCGATGCTGACTTTGGACGTCAGCTTTCGGAAGGTTTGAAACTGCGCAGCACTGCAAAGATGTAA